One window of Acidimicrobiales bacterium genomic DNA carries:
- a CDS encoding steroid 3-ketoacyl-CoA thiolase, which produces MGQPVIVEAVRTPIGKRNGVLSGMHAADILAAAQVEVIKRAGIDPADVEQVVGGCVTQAGEQASNVTRNAWLGAGLPFETAATTVDCQCGSSQQANHLVAGLVSAGALDVGIACGIEAMSRVGLGMNVFNGPGIPRSEGYPADMPDQFGAAERIAERRGITREDVDALALASQQHAARAQAEGRFDREIAAVEAPEVGPDGPIGSRRLVDRDQGPRDTTAEGLAKLNAVREGGIHTAGNSSQISDGAAAVLWMSEERARAAGLRPRARIVAQVLVGSEPYYHLDGPVDATRRVLAKAGMTMGDIDLFEVNEAFASVVLSWARVHQPDMEKVNVNGGAIALGHPVGATGSRLITTALHELERSDQTTALVSMCCGGALATGTILERI; this is translated from the coding sequence GCAACGGTGTGCTCTCGGGCATGCACGCCGCCGACATCCTCGCCGCCGCCCAGGTCGAGGTCATCAAGCGGGCGGGCATCGACCCCGCCGACGTGGAGCAGGTCGTCGGCGGCTGCGTCACCCAGGCCGGCGAGCAGGCCTCGAACGTCACCCGCAACGCCTGGCTCGGTGCCGGGCTGCCGTTCGAGACGGCGGCCACCACGGTGGACTGCCAGTGCGGCTCCTCGCAGCAGGCCAACCACCTCGTCGCCGGGCTCGTGTCGGCGGGGGCGCTCGACGTGGGCATCGCCTGCGGCATCGAGGCCATGAGCCGGGTCGGCCTGGGCATGAATGTGTTCAACGGCCCGGGCATACCCCGCTCGGAGGGCTATCCCGCCGACATGCCCGACCAGTTCGGGGCGGCCGAGCGCATCGCCGAGCGTCGGGGCATCACCCGCGAGGATGTCGACGCGCTCGCCCTGGCGTCCCAGCAGCACGCGGCGCGTGCCCAGGCCGAGGGACGCTTCGATCGGGAGATCGCCGCAGTCGAGGCGCCCGAGGTCGGCCCCGACGGACCGATCGGGAGCCGCCGGCTCGTGGACCGTGACCAGGGTCCTCGGGACACCACGGCCGAGGGCCTGGCGAAGCTCAACGCCGTCCGCGAGGGCGGCATCCATACCGCCGGCAACAGCTCGCAGATCTCCGACGGCGCCGCCGCTGTCCTGTGGATGTCCGAGGAGCGGGCCCGCGCAGCCGGGCTCCGGCCGCGGGCCCGCATCGTCGCCCAGGTCCTGGTCGGCTCCGAGCCCTACTACCACCTCGACGGCCCGGTCGACGCCACCCGGCGGGTGCTGGCCAAGGCCGGCATGACCATGGGTGACATCGACCTGTTCGAGGTCAACGAGGCGTTCGCATCGGTCGTGTTGTCCTGGGCGCGCGTCCACCAGCCGGACATGGAGAAGGTGAACGTCAACGGCGGCGCCATCGCCCTCGGCCATCCCGTGGGCGCCACCGGCAGCCGCCTTATCACCACCGCTCTGCACGAGCTGGAGCGCTCCGACCAGACGACCGCCTTGGTCTCGATGTGCTGCGGCGGCGCCCTGGCGACGGGGACGATCCTCGAGCGCATCTGA